One Desulfovibrio fairfieldensis genomic window carries:
- a CDS encoding mandelate racemase/muconate lactonizing enzyme family protein has product MREIPATAPLRHAEVFVFRAPIDAPVRTSFGVMHDRPAVLLRVEDEDGLCGWGEAWCNFPSCGAEHRGRLLAETVLPSALGASWREPGGLVREVARKLRILRLQADEPGPMDQALACLDIALWDLAARRAGVPLHALLGDAAMTAMPAYASGINHPGVAETVARTRQEGYRAFKVKIGFGREQDEANIRAALGSLLPGERLAADANQAWTLEQALEALPRLRRYPLLWVEEPLACDRPAAEWAALAAAGRFTLAAGENIRSEVAFDAAIAAASVRVVQPDVCKWGGLTGCLRVARAALAAGLHYCPHYLGGGIGLLASAHLLAAVGGDGLLEVDCNPNPLRELLAAPFPRLRDGRFLLSDAPGLGVAPDMEAVEKLLTFHARCR; this is encoded by the coding sequence ATGCGGGAGATTCCGGCCACCGCACCCCTGCGACACGCTGAGGTTTTTGTTTTCCGCGCGCCCATTGACGCGCCGGTGCGCACCTCCTTCGGCGTCATGCACGACAGGCCCGCCGTGCTGCTGCGTGTGGAGGATGAGGACGGCCTGTGCGGCTGGGGCGAAGCCTGGTGCAATTTCCCCTCCTGCGGCGCCGAGCACCGGGGCCGGTTGCTGGCTGAAACAGTCCTGCCCTCGGCCTTGGGCGCATCCTGGCGCGAGCCCGGCGGTCTTGTGCGCGAGGTGGCCCGCAAGCTGCGTATTTTGCGGCTCCAGGCCGACGAACCCGGCCCCATGGACCAGGCTCTGGCCTGTCTGGATATCGCCCTTTGGGATCTGGCCGCCCGCCGCGCCGGGGTTCCGCTGCACGCGTTGCTCGGCGACGCGGCCATGACGGCCATGCCCGCCTATGCCAGCGGCATCAATCATCCCGGCGTGGCCGAAACCGTGGCCCGCACGAGACAGGAGGGCTATCGGGCCTTCAAGGTCAAGATCGGTTTCGGCCGCGAGCAGGACGAGGCCAACATCCGCGCGGCCCTGGGCAGCCTGCTGCCCGGCGAGCGCCTGGCCGCGGACGCCAATCAGGCCTGGACCCTGGAACAGGCCCTGGAGGCCCTGCCGCGCCTGCGCCGATATCCTTTGCTCTGGGTGGAGGAGCCCCTGGCCTGCGACCGCCCGGCGGCGGAGTGGGCCGCTCTGGCCGCCGCCGGCCGATTCACGCTGGCGGCGGGAGAAAACATCCGCAGCGAGGTTGCTTTTGACGCGGCCATTGCCGCCGCCTCCGTCCGCGTCGTCCAGCCGGACGTCTGCAAATGGGGCGGCCTCACGGGCTGCCTGCGCGTGGCGCGCGCGGCCCTGGCCGCCGGGCTGCACTATTGTCCGCACTATCTCGGCGGCGGCATCGGCCTGCTGGCTTCCGCCCATCTGCTGGCCGCCGTGGGCGGCGACGGCCTGCTGGAAGTGGACTGCAACCCCAATCCCCTGCGCGAGCTGTTGGCCGCTCCCTTTCCGCGCCTCAGGGATGGGCGTTTCCTGCTGAGTGACGCACCCGGTCTGGGCGTCGCGCCGGACATGGAAGCGGTGGAAAAGCTGCTGACCTTCCATGCGCGCTGCCGCTGA
- a CDS encoding TAXI family TRAP transporter solute-binding subunit, with product MKRLTLILTCLVVGALCAALPARAAEKTVIHLLSTPFGTGSYVLGTALESIVNQGNYPLSIAHAETPGQAYNVNKLNADAAARQNTVVTASQGINWLAEQGKKPFPAKRTPLKLIGIYTYTATWLVTGDKDIKSVADLRGKRIAMGRIPQVIWGYEPDALLRNGYDDDFYKSLKIQFVGTSEAATALVNGQVDAATIGGYMDPVSGKFSPAPQTVEVLASGRELTHLDWTKDAVEKTAAKDIRLFPIQVPAKAVDGLEAPLWIGADLHGLFAHPDFPEEYAYILAKAMIENIEAFGKYHALGGLMSRAGLVKGFSPENIHPGALRAYQEAGIL from the coding sequence ATGAAACGCCTGACGCTTATCCTGACGTGTCTTGTGGTCGGCGCGCTGTGCGCCGCTCTTCCGGCCCGCGCGGCCGAAAAAACGGTCATCCATCTGCTCAGCACGCCCTTCGGCACCGGCAGTTATGTGCTGGGCACGGCTCTGGAGAGCATCGTCAACCAGGGCAATTATCCCCTGAGCATCGCTCACGCGGAAACGCCGGGCCAGGCCTACAACGTCAACAAGCTCAATGCCGACGCCGCCGCGCGCCAGAATACCGTGGTGACGGCCTCGCAAGGCATCAACTGGCTGGCGGAGCAGGGCAAAAAGCCCTTCCCGGCCAAGCGCACGCCCCTCAAACTCATCGGCATCTATACCTATACGGCCACTTGGCTGGTGACCGGCGACAAGGACATCAAGAGCGTGGCCGACCTCCGGGGCAAGCGCATCGCCATGGGCCGCATTCCCCAGGTCATTTGGGGGTATGAACCCGACGCCCTGCTGCGCAACGGCTATGACGATGATTTTTACAAGAGCCTGAAGATCCAGTTCGTGGGCACCTCCGAAGCGGCCACGGCCCTGGTCAACGGCCAGGTGGACGCGGCCACCATCGGCGGCTACATGGACCCGGTGTCCGGCAAGTTCTCGCCCGCGCCCCAGACTGTGGAAGTGCTGGCCTCCGGCCGGGAACTCACGCATCTGGACTGGACTAAAGACGCGGTGGAAAAAACCGCCGCCAAGGACATCCGGCTCTTCCCCATCCAGGTTCCGGCCAAGGCCGTGGACGGCCTGGAAGCTCCCCTCTGGATCGGCGCGGATCTGCACGGCCTTTTCGCCCATCCCGATTTTCCCGAGGAATACGCCTACATCCTGGCGAAAGCCATGATCGAAAACATTGAGGCTTTCGGCAAATACCATGCCTTGGGCGGGCTCATGAGCCGCGCCGGACTGGTCAAGGGCTTCAGCCCGGAGAATATCCACCCCGGCGCGTTGCGCGCCTATCAGGAAGCCGGAATCCTGTAA
- a CDS encoding TRAP transporter permease → MKNVSLPKAVLTVGGLAMVVYHAVASQYLYFSQWEHQTIHFAFLFLMVFMSYAIKAKSRLAAVGLYLCLAAALACCVYVYGNIEELEMSQGFPTRAALLAGLCLILATALGTWLCWGLPLLLVAVVFVAYFFFGHLLSGPLYHPAFGFDYVVSMLSVGLSGLYGLFMSISADQVFMFVVFGALLGIFKVEGLLMELGKILGRRLRGGAGLTGVFSNSLIGMVSGAPVANVAITGPFVLPYMNKSGYSVDEAGGILACSATGSQLMPPVMGAAAFMMATFIGRPYAVVMLAAILPAMLFYFAVAVGVQFLSVRKDLQIVHMDVDWALIRRRLPVFVLPIGLIFAMLLMRYSPSNTAFWASVVTLITGFAIKDTRPGRRELVRSLVSGAVTGAKIGISLALIGMVAQTLISTGLGSKLASLIHILAGGQLFIALLVTMVVALILGCAVPPAAAYALCAIIIIPTLTPMGVDLLRAHMFCFYFSIIAAVTPPVGLASLAATGISGGNYALTSVHGFRLSLSGFILPFLIIYNPLFSFDFSNAAWAACSLVCILTGLTSLDALLYGAMARPFTARDYTLSAVVMLASFWLTIWGAQLAPSVCVLVTLGVVALLAAQWFRQVRGRPSVALRTA, encoded by the coding sequence ATGAAAAACGTCTCCCTGCCCAAGGCCGTTCTGACCGTCGGAGGGCTCGCCATGGTGGTCTACCATGCCGTGGCCTCGCAATACCTCTACTTCAGCCAGTGGGAACACCAGACCATCCACTTCGCCTTTCTCTTCCTGATGGTCTTCATGAGCTACGCCATCAAGGCCAAAAGCCGTCTCGCGGCCGTGGGCCTGTATCTTTGCCTGGCGGCGGCCCTGGCCTGCTGCGTCTATGTGTACGGCAATATCGAAGAGCTGGAAATGTCCCAGGGCTTCCCCACCCGGGCGGCGCTGCTGGCCGGGCTCTGTCTGATACTGGCCACGGCCCTGGGCACGTGGCTGTGCTGGGGGCTGCCCCTGCTGCTGGTGGCCGTGGTTTTTGTGGCCTATTTTTTCTTCGGCCATTTGCTCAGCGGGCCGCTCTACCATCCGGCCTTCGGCTTTGACTATGTGGTTTCCATGCTCAGCGTGGGCCTTTCGGGCCTGTACGGGCTGTTCATGTCCATCAGCGCGGACCAGGTCTTCATGTTCGTGGTGTTCGGCGCGCTGCTGGGCATCTTCAAGGTGGAAGGCCTGCTCATGGAGCTGGGCAAGATTCTCGGGCGCAGGCTGCGCGGCGGGGCGGGACTCACCGGGGTGTTTTCCAACTCGCTCATCGGCATGGTTTCCGGCGCGCCCGTGGCCAATGTGGCGATCACCGGCCCCTTTGTGCTGCCGTATATGAACAAATCCGGCTATTCCGTGGACGAGGCCGGCGGCATCCTGGCCTGCTCGGCCACGGGCAGCCAGCTCATGCCTCCGGTCATGGGAGCCGCGGCCTTCATGATGGCGACCTTCATCGGCCGGCCCTACGCCGTGGTCATGCTGGCCGCCATTCTGCCCGCAATGCTTTTTTATTTCGCCGTGGCCGTGGGCGTGCAGTTCCTGTCGGTGCGCAAGGATCTGCAAATCGTGCATATGGACGTGGACTGGGCCCTGATCCGGCGGCGGCTGCCGGTCTTCGTGCTGCCCATCGGCCTGATCTTCGCCATGCTGCTCATGCGCTACAGCCCGTCCAATACGGCCTTCTGGGCCAGTGTGGTCACCTTGATCACGGGCTTCGCCATCAAGGACACCCGCCCCGGCCGCCGGGAGCTGGTACGCTCGCTGGTCAGCGGGGCCGTGACCGGCGCCAAGATCGGCATCTCCCTGGCGCTCATCGGCATGGTGGCCCAGACGCTCATTTCCACGGGCCTGGGCAGCAAGCTGGCGAGCCTCATCCATATTCTTGCCGGAGGGCAGTTGTTCATCGCCCTGCTGGTCACCATGGTCGTGGCCCTGATTCTGGGCTGTGCCGTGCCGCCCGCCGCGGCCTACGCCCTGTGCGCCATCATTATCATTCCCACATTGACGCCCATGGGCGTGGACCTGCTGCGGGCCCATATGTTCTGCTTTTATTTCTCCATCATCGCGGCGGTGACGCCGCCGGTGGGCCTGGCCTCCCTGGCGGCCACGGGCATTTCGGGCGGCAATTACGCGCTCACCAGCGTACACGGCTTCCGCCTTTCGCTGAGCGGCTTCATCCTGCCCTTCCTGATCATCTACAATCCGCTGTTTTCCTTTGATTTCAGCAATGCCGCCTGGGCAGCGTGCTCTCTGGTCTGCATCCTGACCGGACTGACCAGCCTGGACGCCCTGCTGTACGGAGCCATGGCCCGGCCCTTTACCGCGCGCGATTACACCCTCTCCGCCGTGGTTATGCTGGCCAGCTTCTGGCTGACCATCTGGGGCGCGCAACTGGCTCCGTCGGTCTGCGTGCTGGTCACCCTGGGCGTTGTGGCCCTGCTGGCCGCGCAATGGTTTCGGCAGGTCAGGGGCCGGCCCTCCGTCGCCCTGCGGACGGCCTGA
- a CDS encoding GntR family transcriptional regulator, with the protein MIEQNRQPFPVFSEPPQFRRPGPPLYAQLADVLRQQIENGVLPLGVKLPNLLQMAEIFGVARVTARQAVQLLVMEGLLTARQGRGIHVARQLPVRPYENMRTSWKAMVKRIEGASVELLDAADVDDCPLLAAWELPSAPAYHYMRRVHIKDGVRFAYIELYLDRIIYDQAPERFNATTVIPVMDELRVNVSKARQELTIGGASPEVAQHLGIACGAPVALVRRYACDDSGKAIYAALVVHPGDRVRFDIDLVR; encoded by the coding sequence CCGCCGCAGTTCCGTCGCCCCGGTCCGCCCCTCTACGCCCAGTTGGCGGACGTGCTGCGCCAGCAGATCGAAAACGGCGTGCTGCCTCTGGGCGTAAAGCTGCCCAATCTGCTCCAAATGGCCGAGATTTTCGGCGTGGCACGGGTCACCGCGCGTCAGGCCGTGCAACTTCTGGTCATGGAGGGCCTGCTCACCGCCCGCCAGGGACGCGGCATCCATGTGGCGCGCCAATTGCCCGTCCGGCCCTATGAAAATATGCGTACTTCCTGGAAGGCCATGGTCAAGCGTATCGAAGGGGCCAGCGTGGAGCTGCTCGACGCGGCCGACGTGGACGACTGCCCTCTGCTGGCGGCCTGGGAGCTGCCGTCCGCGCCCGCCTATCATTATATGCGGCGCGTGCATATCAAGGACGGCGTGCGTTTCGCCTACATCGAACTTTATCTGGACAGGATCATTTACGACCAGGCCCCGGAACGCTTCAACGCCACCACGGTGATCCCGGTCATGGACGAGCTCAGGGTCAACGTGTCCAAGGCCCGGCAGGAACTGACCATCGGCGGCGCCTCGCCGGAGGTCGCGCAGCATCTGGGCATTGCCTGCGGCGCGCCCGTGGCCCTGGTGCGGCGCTATGCCTGCGACGACTCGGGCAAAGCCATTTACGCCGCCCTGGTTGTGCATCCCGGCGACAGGGTGCGCTTCGACATTGATCTGGTGCGTTGA